The following are encoded in a window of Panicum virgatum strain AP13 chromosome 5N, P.virgatum_v5, whole genome shotgun sequence genomic DNA:
- the LOC120672664 gene encoding uncharacterized protein LOC120672664: MGLGELVGDEDLPVIHYDKDNPSLDEGSTFPSMDDCRIALATYCIRGEFDFVIDKSEPGRLTMHCAYNRCRWRMHASPMRNSTIIQVKVNPFPHTCPSAERKASVKVAKSRWCADVMLNWVRENPCIGTAALVRKIYETYGIQVPYMRVFYGKEMALDRINDPWKDSFKLVYTFKAEVEKACPASVVEIDRHTVQYKVKGKTMKKECFRRVFVCFKACWKGFLDGCRPYLAVDATALNGRFRGQLVAATAIDAHNWLFPVAYGVLEAEPTESWKWFLQNLRHMIGFPNGLVIHTDACKGLEIAVDQVFLGVEHRECMRHLVANFGKLFKGKLYDDNLWPSSLTYSSKKHMYHLRQMFTKQEVKDFLEKDHPKIWARSKFNEICKVDYVNNNLAESFNAWIMKVKGLNLVDMLDKIRQMLMAKFSLRQKIAAEKFVGHKIIPAVMKPLHAKTRSLKMTLIKRKPYEAEVTAIDKENREWRYPVDLEKRTCSCRQWQITGLPCIHALFFITSLRGPAAEIDQYVHEYYSVAKFNATYAENVPSMKGKQQWEVVNPGFVLHAPLQGRAPGRPKKTRIRSSAEGRSGLGPRKRRCKRCGGSGHIARTCKNAVDASFGEDDHWGAENAQEPPAEREAEPPAEREAEPQTVPSSVTCVAREKKNKKVREVGSTSIDIQEQSRKNKRKKGREVACTNIVTQEPLVEQSRVKKRKKVIEVASSSKDSPAKNTRSKCVIVAKKTKNKKKLLADLM, translated from the exons ATGGGTTTGGGTGAGCTTGTAGGTGATGAAGACCTACCAGTGATTCATTATGACAAAGATAATCCATCTCTAGATGAAGGCAGCACATTCCCATCAATGGATGATTGTAGGATTGCACTTGCTACTTATTGTATTCGGGGTGAATTTGATTTTGTGATTGACAAGAGTGAGCCAGGTAGATTGACAATGCATTGTGCATACAATAGGTGTAGATGGAGGATGCATGCCTCCCCTATGAGGAATAGCACAATTATTCAGGTTAAAGTGAACCCGTTTCCTCATACATGTCCAAGTGCTGAGAGAAAAGCCTCAGTTAAGGTAGCTAAGAGCAGATGGTGCGCCGATGTAATGCTGAATTGGGTTAGGGAGAACCCTTGCATTGGTACAGCTGCATTGGTAAGGAAAATCTATGAGACATATGGTATTCAGGTGCCTTACATGAGGGTGTTCTATGGTAAGGAAATGGCTCTTGACCGAATTAATGATCCGTGGAAGGATAGTTTCAAGTTGGTGTACACATTCAAAGCAGAGGTAGAGAAGGCATGTCCAGCAAGTGTTGTAGAAATAGATAGGCACACGGTGCAATACAAGGTGAAAGGAAAGACTATGAAAAAGGAGTGCTTTAGGAGGGTGTTTGTTTGCTTCAAGGCATGCTGGAAGGGATTTCTTGACGGTTGTAGGCCGTACTTGGCAGTGGACGCAACCGCTTTGAATGGGAGGTTTAGAGGTCAGTTAGTCGCTGCTACTGCTATTGATGCACATAACTGGCTATTTCCGGTAGCTTATGGAGTGTTGGAGGCAGAACCAACTGAGAGTTGGAAATGGTTTCTCCAGAACTTGCGGCATATGATAGGGTTTCCAAATGGGTTGGTCATACACACAGATGCTTGCAAAGGCCTGGAAATTGCAGTTGATCAGGTGTTCCTTGGAGTGGAGCATAGAGAATGTATGCGGCACCTTGTTGCTAATTTTGGGAAACTGTTTAAAGGAAAACTGTATGATGACAACCTATGGCCATCATCTTTGACATATAGCTCAAAGAAGCATATGTACCACCTAAGGCAAATGTTCACAAAGCAAGAAGTGAAGGACTTCCTAGAGAAGGATCACCCCAAGATTTGGGCTAGAAGCAAATTCAATGAAATCTGCAAGGTTGACTATGTCAACAATAACCTTGCAGAGTCGTTCAATGCATGGATTATGAAAGTCAAGGGGTTAAATTTGGTGGATATGTTGGATAAGATCAGGCAAATGCTGATGGCCAAGTTTTCCTTGCGTCAAAAAATTGCAGCTGAAAAATTTGTTGGTCACAAAATCATTCCAGCTGTGATGAAGCCCTTGCATGCTAAAACCAGATCTTTGAAAATGACACTGATTAAGCGAAAGCCTTATGAGGCTGAGGTGACAGCAATTGACAAGGAGAACAGAGAATGGAGGTATCCCGTGGACTTAGAAAAGAGGACATGTAGTTGCAGGCAATGGCAGATTACTGGGCTACCCTGCATCCATGCCTTATTTTTCATTACTTCTCTTCGTGGTCCAGCTGCAGAAATTGATCAGTACGTGCATGAGTATTACTCAGTTGCCAAGTTTAATGCCACATATGCTGAAAATGTGCCTTCCATGAAGGGAAAACAACAATGGGAGGTCGTCAATCCAGGTTTCGTTCTACACGCTCCACTTCAGGGAAGAGCACCAGGAAGGCCAAAGAAGACTAGAATAAGGTCAAGTGCTGAGGGGAGGAGTGGACTTGGTCCAAGGAAGCGTAGATGCAAGAGATGTGGAGGTTCAGGACATATTGCAAGAACTTGCAAAAATGCTGTTGATGCATCCTTTGGAGAAGATGATCATTGGGGGGCAGAAAATGCACAAGAACCCCCAGCTGAACGTGAAGCGGAGCCCCCAGCTGAACGTGAAGCGGAGCCCCAAACTGTGCCCTCTAGTGTTACATGTGTGGCTAG ggagaagaaaaataagaaagTAAGAGAGGTGGGAAGCACCTCCATTGATATACAGGAGCAGTCTAG GAAGAATAAAAGGAAGAAAGGCAGGGAGGTGGCATGCACTAACATTGTTACACAAGAGCCCCTAGTTGAGCAGTCTAG GgtgaagaaaaggaagaaagtTATAGAGGTGGCAAGCAGCTCCAAGGACAGTCCGGCGAAGAACACAAGGAGTAAATGTGTCATCGTTGCAAAGAAGacaaagaacaagaaaaagcttcTTGCAGACTTGAT GTGA